The Bacteroidota bacterium nucleotide sequence GAGGTCCTATTCCAGATGAGACTGTAACAGATACATTAGAGGCTATTGTTTACAAGCAATATCCAATGCCTTCTGACGTTAGGATACCCAGAGGAGAATCTGTGGATGTTTGGATAACTCATCCTGACAATTTTGAGAAAATGAATATTGAAAGGATTCCTTTGAATGAAATAGACAGTACGTTTAAAAATGAAGCAACAATTAATGATGGAAATTAATATCAAAAAATATTCAATCCTTTTTTTTATTCTGATTTTTGGTCAGCTATCTATAGCTCAAGAGCTGATAAAACCACTTGCATCAAATAAAAAGTTGATTGAGAATAAAATTCCCTTTAAAACCTATCGTGCCCTTGCTGATACTTTCGATTTAGATAAATACCCTTTTTGGGATGATTTTACTGGAGATAGTCCATATCCAAAAGATACTTTTTGGGTTGATAACTATGTGTTTATAAATAATAGTTTAGCTTTTCGACCTATCAGTGTGAATACAGCAAGTTTTGATGGCTTAGATTCTCTTGGAATACCTTATAACCCTGGTGTTGTAAACTCAAAAGGGAAGAGAGCTGATAAACTCACCTCTGTATGCATTGATTTATCCAAATACAATCAGAAAGATGATTCCTTGTATTTAAGTTTCTTTTACCAACCAGCTGGTTTAGGCGAAGCACCCGAAGAGTATGATTCTTTGGTATTGGAGTTCAAAGCCGATAGTGTGTGGAATGGTAGTGTGTGGGAAAAAGATAAATGGGTTTGGATTTGGAGTGCTGCAGGATCAAAAGTAAAATTATTTGAGCAAGTAATATTGCCAATTAAGCAATATGTATACGATACAAATTTGTCAGCTGATCCAATTGGTAATATTTTTCACAATGGTTTTCAGTTCCGATTTGTTAACTATGGGAACTTAGCTGGCAATATGGATTTATGGCATCTTGATTATGTGTATTTGGATAAAGGCCGATCATGGGATGATACATATTTTAAAGATATGGCCATTTTTGAAAAACCTATTTCTTTGCTGCAGAATTATGTATCCATGCCATTCGATCATTTTAATAATGATAAAACCTATTTGCGAAATAAATTAGAAATTAGTGCCAGAAAATTGAATAAAACACCTTTAAATCTTATTGCCAGATGTCAAATAATTGATTTGGTGGATGGCGATATCCTACTAACAGGTGCTGATGATAAAACTATTTATGGATCTGATACTACCATGCCCTTGGTTTTTACTGTTCGTGATGATTTGCAATTGAATAAGATAGTTTCAGCTGATACGGTTGAACTGGAAACAACATTGAGTAGTAATTTAATTGATGATTGGAAAATCAACGATGAAACGAAAGGTATCCAGGGCTTTTATAATTACTATGCTTATGATGATGGTGTGCCTGAATTTGGATATGGTGTATATCCCGGCAAGTATGGTATGGTTGCTTACAAATTCACTGTTCCGGAAAATCTGCCAGCAGGAGATTCATTAAGAGGAGTCTACATCTATTTCAATTTATCAGACGAATTAATTGCAAACGCAGCATTTAACATAGCTGTTTGGAATGAC carries:
- a CDS encoding T9SS type A sorting domain-containing protein; the protein is MKQQLMMEINIKKYSILFFILIFGQLSIAQELIKPLASNKKLIENKIPFKTYRALADTFDLDKYPFWDDFTGDSPYPKDTFWVDNYVFINNSLAFRPISVNTASFDGLDSLGIPYNPGVVNSKGKRADKLTSVCIDLSKYNQKDDSLYLSFFYQPAGLGEAPEEYDSLVLEFKADSVWNGSVWEKDKWVWIWSAAGSKVKLFEQVILPIKQYVYDTNLSADPIGNIFHNGFQFRFVNYGNLAGNMDLWHLDYVYLDKGRSWDDTYFKDMAIFEKPISLLQNYVSMPFDHFNNDKTYLRNKLEISARKLNKTPLNLIARCQIIDLVDGDILLTGADDKTIYGSDTTMPLVFTVRDDLQLNKIVSADTVELETTLSSNLIDDWKINDETKGIQGFYNYYAYDDGVPEFGYGVYPGKYGMVAYKFTVPENLPAGDSLRGVYIYFNLSDELIANAAFNIAVWNDGNYESTPIMFSTRVPGLDYINGNGYVLFYFDTGIGINSEFYIGWEQNSEFYMNVGLDMNYYQILGDSSPIQKNSNLFYYANSKWSSSSAKGALMIRPVISDKLERPVSIKEKQYLDLSYYPNPADQFIHIKGLEQSSYTFHLFDISGKEVYVSDVSGNSQVDISSVAEGFYLIQLIDEKKGLKYNSKILIR